One window of the Penaeus monodon isolate SGIC_2016 chromosome 1, NSTDA_Pmon_1, whole genome shotgun sequence genome contains the following:
- the LOC119592596 gene encoding uncharacterized protein LOC119592596: MTEARPPLLPLSQHRQDDPSSLKRPLALEGGHFTPPRKKRKLYRPHAGAILGRAAARWFKSARNTCESKACQTPVVSIPRLPVGCRSFPVPWGRKQRTASSGTQTCASDYLSRKTSHLTELFEKHEEKVRCSFNNEYVNIYRKWSSDFIPLESEGVTVCEQTEGGRTVATNTRHVGWRSSAQRSRRRQSWLRAARGWSRAGRRTDASTQTEERQIEQ, encoded by the coding sequence ATGACAGAGGCCAGGCCACCGCTCTTGCCTTTGTCACAGCATCGTCAGGATGATCCATCATCACTCAAACGCCCTCTCGCTCTTGAAGGAGGGCACTTCACTCCgccaaggaaaaagaggaaattatacCGTCCACACGCAGGGGCTATCTTGGGCAGAGCAGCAGCCAGGTGGTTCAAGAGTGCAAGGAACACCTGCGAATCCAAGGCCTGCCAAACGCCCGTAGTGTCCATTCCGCGCCTTCCTGTGGGCTGCCGATCCTTCCCTGTGCCCTGGGGAAGGAAGCAACGCACCGCGTCTTCGGGAACTCAGACCTGCGCGAGTGATTATCTTTCAAGGAAGACCTCGCACCTGACCGAGCTCTTCGAGAAGCACGAAGAGAAGGTAAGATGTTCTTTTAACaacgaatatgtaaatatatataggaaatggtCAAGTGATTTTATACCTTTGGAGAGCGAGGGCGTGACGGTGTGTGAGCAGACGGAGGGCGGGCGCACCGTAGCGACCAACACGCGCCACGTCGGGTGGCGGAGCTCCGCGCAGCGCTCCCGCCGAAGGCAAAGCTGGCTGAGGGCGGCCCGCGGGTGGTCACGCGCCGGCAGGAGGACAGACGCCTCCACGCAGACGGAGGAAAGGCAGATTGAACAATAA